In a single window of the Labrus mixtus chromosome 20, fLabMix1.1, whole genome shotgun sequence genome:
- the wnt9b gene encoding protein Wnt-9b → MRSRLPRTACLLRLIALCILLSQTAAYFGLTGREPLVFLPGPFSNDPPTGKAHLKQCEQMTLTRRQKRLCRREPGLAETLRESVRLSLLECRYQFRNERWNCSLDGRGSLLKRAFKETAFLLAVSSAALTHALAKACSSGRMERCTCDESPGIQHREAWQWGVCGDNLKYSTKFLKKFLGQKRVSKDLRAQIDAHNINVGIRAVKSALKTTCKCHGVSGSCAVRTCWKQLSPFHDTGRLLKYRYDTAVRVLSVTNAATGETELAGPRRHGQSLRTTDLVYLEDSPSFCRPSRYSPGTGGRTCAKDTSCQSLCCGRGYNTAMRLTSLSCHCQVRWCCHVECQTCVREEEVYTCKNA, encoded by the exons ATGCGCTCCAGGCTCCCACGGACCGCCTGCCTACTGCGACTCATTGCACTCTGCATCCTTCTCTCGCAAACTGCAGCTTATTTTGG ACTGACAGGTCGGGAGCCCTTGGTGTTCTTACCGGGTCCGTTCTCCAATGACCCTCCGACAGGTAAAGCGCACCTGAAGCAGTGCGAGCAGATGACTCTGACCCGGCGGCAGAAGAGGCTGTGTCGCAGGGAGCCCGGTTTGGCCGAGACGCTGCGGGAATCTGTGCGCCTCAGTCTACTGGAGTGTCGTTATCAGTTCAGGAATGAGCGCTGGAACTGCAGCCTGGACGGCCGGGGAAGCCTTCTGAAAAGAG CATTCAAGGAGACTGCCTTCCTGCTGGCAGTGTCCTCCGCAGCGCTGACCCATGCACTGGCCAAAGCGTGCAGCTCAGGCCGCATGGAGCGGTGCACATGCGACGAATCCCCCGGGATCCAGCATCGAGAAGCGTGGCAGTGGGGGGTCTGCGGTGACAACCTGAAATACAGTACCAAGTTCCTCAAGAAGTTCCTCGGCCAGAAGAGGGTCAGCAAGGACCTGAGGGCTCAGATTGATGCCCACAACATCAACGTGGGAATTCGG GCAGTGAAGAGCGCACTGAAAACAACCTGCAAGTGTCATGGAGTCTCCGGCTCCTGTGCCGTACGGACTTGCTGGAAGCAGCTGTCTCCTTTCCATGACACCGGGCGGCTGCTGAAGTATCGCTACGACACCGCCGTGCGAGTGCTGAGCGTGACCAACGCGGCGACCGGGGAGACAGAGCTCGCAGGCCCCCGTCGCCACGGCCAGAGCCTCCGCACCACCGACCTCGTCTACCTGGAGGACTCCCCTAGCTTCTGCAGGCCGTCCCGCTACTCCCCGGGCACAGGCGGCCGGACGTGCGCCAAAGACACCAGCTGCCAGAGTCTGTGCTGCGGACGAGGTTACAACACGGCCATGCGCCTCACCAGCCTGTCTTGCCACTGCCAGGTCCGTTGGTGCTGCCATGTGGAGTGTCAgacgtgtgtgagagaggaggaggtgtacaCCTGCAAGAACGCATAA
- the arf2a gene encoding ADP-ribosylation factor 2a — protein MGINFSHVFSKLFGKKEMRILMVGLDAAGKTTILYKLKLGEIVTTIPTIGFNVETVDYKNISFTVWDVGGQDKIRPLWRHYFQNTQGLIFVVDSNDRERVGEAKDELMRMLAEDELRDCVVLVFANKQDLPNAMNAAEITDKLQLQSLRGRSWFIQATCATSGDGLYEGLDWLSNELKNVK, from the exons ATGGGGATCAATTTTAGTCATGTTTTTAGCAAATTGTTTGGCAAGAAAGAAATGAGAATCCTCATGGTAGGACTTGATGCTGCTGGAAAGACTACCATTCTGTACAAGCTCAAACTGGGAGAAATTGTTACGACAATCCCTACCATTG GATTCAATGTTGAGACCGTAGACTACAAGAACATCAGTTTTACAGTGTGGGATGTGGGCGGTCAGGACAAGATCAGACCCCTCTGGAGGCATTATTTCCAAAACACACAAG GCCTCATCTTTGTAGTGGATAGTAACGACAGGGAGAGAGTCGGGGAGGCAAAGGACGAGCTGATGAGAATGCTGGCTGAGGATGAGCTGAGGGATTGTGTGGTGCTTGTGTTTGCCAACAAACAG GACCTGCCCAATGCCATGAATGCAGCAGAGATCACCGACAAGCTGCAGCTGCAGTCTCTGCGCGGTCGTAGCTGGTTTATCCAGGCCACGTGTGCCACTAGTGGAGACGGTCTCTATGAGGGTCTGGACTGGCTGTCAAACGAGCTAAAGAATGTAAAATGA